In candidate division TA06 bacterium B3_TA06, the genomic stretch TTGGCGACTGTAACGCCGTCCTTGGTGATGGTTGGTGCGCCGAACTTCTTTTCTAAAACGACGTTGCGGCCGCGCGGCCCAAGGGTAATCTTCACCGCGTCGGAAAGCATGGTGGCACCGCGCAGGATAGCCCGTCTCGCTTCCTCCTCAAATCTAATATCTTTAGCTGGCATCGTTCCTCCTTACTCCACAAGCGCCATGACGTCGTCTTCGCGCATGAGAAGGTATTCCTTACCCTCGATTTTGATCTCGGTTCCGGCGTACTTGTTGAATAAAATGACGTCGCCCGGCTTTAGTTCGAGGGGGATTAACTTGCCTTTATCATCCTTGCGTCCCGGACCGACCTCTATCACCTTGCCCTTCTGCGGCTTCTCTTTGGCGGTGTCCGGGATAATGATCCCGCCAACCGTTTCCTCTTCTTCGGTACGCTCAACGAGGATTCTATCCTGAAGCGGCTTTATCTTCATCGTTGATCCTCCTTCGTAATGTTTGACACAATCTCTCTTATAGTTGCCCGTCGGGGCTTCGTTTTTTATGAATCCCAGACCTTTGAAACTTCGGCCTGCGGCTGACAGATATAACCACAAACCTGCCTCATGGGCAGAGCAGGATTTGAACCTACGACCTCCTGCTTGTAAGGCAGGCGCTCTAGCCAACTGAGCTATCCGCCCACTCATGTTTTTGAATTATAGGGAAGTTAGCCGCCTCGTC encodes the following:
- a CDS encoding co-chaperone GroES, translating into MWLYLSAAGRSFKGLGFIKNEAPTGNYKRDCVKHYEGGSTMKIKPLQDRILVERTEEEETVGGIIIPDTAKEKPQKGKVIEVGPGRKDDKGKLIPLELKPGDVILFNKYAGTEIKIEGKEYLLMREDDVMALVE